In Priestia megaterium NBRC 15308 = ATCC 14581, the following proteins share a genomic window:
- a CDS encoding PAS domain-containing protein, with the protein MMESNILKWIPVPYFQLNQEGEILHFSSQAHSYFSSVSSLWSIIHKDDRKQAMWMLSQHSSSNPIIRHLRLRTTDDTFVNFKCTIHWKNGVGHLVCTEKKNVKDPLDVVLSAQSYLENSDKRLKESDKVLNTSADLLFNRLKR; encoded by the coding sequence ATGATGGAAAGTAACATACTTAAATGGATCCCCGTTCCTTACTTTCAATTAAATCAAGAAGGTGAAATCCTTCATTTTTCTAGTCAAGCACATTCTTATTTTTCTTCAGTCTCCAGTCTGTGGAGCATTATTCATAAAGACGACCGGAAACAAGCAATGTGGATGCTGTCACAGCACTCCTCATCTAACCCCATCATCAGGCATTTGCGTTTAAGAACGACCGATGATACATTTGTGAATTTTAAATGCACGATTCATTGGAAAAATGGTGTAGGGCATTTAGTATGTACCGAAAAGAAGAATGTCAAGGATCCGTTAGATGTTGTATTATCTGCTCAATCCTATTTAGAAAACTCGGACAAACGATTAAAAGAGTCGGACAAGGTGTTAAATACTTCAGCAGATTTATTATTTAACCGATTAAAACGCTAA
- the qoxA gene encoding cytochrome aa3 quinol oxidase subunit II, with protein sequence MKPKKGFWKLVGLLSALSLVFLSGCSKLAVLNPQGPVAKTQSDLIIWSMWMMLIVVVVVFAIFIFVLVKYREKPENMDYEPPEQEGNLKMEVIWTAFPIIILILLAVPTVKAIYSAEEVPAESKDKDPIVIHVTSANWKWIFSYPEQNIETVNYVNIPADTPVKFELTAQGPMNSFWVPELGGQKYSMNNMSMPLYLEADKPGSYMGRSANFSGEHFTQMQFEVQAQTDKDFKEWVSDVKGTAGKLTEKKYDQILSPGVVGRQTYNGTHLKWIDHAKDVYIPGKELERGTGHDHSKMKEDEKTSNEEMENMDHSNHE encoded by the coding sequence GTGAAACCAAAAAAAGGATTTTGGAAGCTAGTAGGTTTACTATCTGCGCTTTCACTAGTATTTTTGAGCGGTTGTTCAAAACTTGCTGTATTGAACCCGCAAGGTCCTGTTGCAAAAACGCAATCTGATTTAATCATTTGGTCTATGTGGATGATGTTGATCGTGGTTGTTGTCGTATTTGCTATTTTTATATTTGTTCTTGTCAAATATCGTGAAAAACCTGAAAACATGGACTATGAGCCACCTGAGCAAGAAGGTAACTTAAAGATGGAGGTTATTTGGACAGCTTTCCCAATCATCATCTTAATTCTATTAGCAGTGCCAACTGTTAAAGCGATCTACTCTGCAGAAGAAGTACCGGCAGAATCAAAGGATAAAGATCCAATCGTGATTCACGTTACATCTGCAAACTGGAAATGGATTTTCAGCTATCCGGAACAAAATATCGAGACGGTTAACTATGTAAACATTCCAGCAGATACGCCAGTGAAATTTGAGTTAACGGCTCAAGGACCTATGAACTCATTCTGGGTACCAGAACTTGGCGGACAAAAATATTCGATGAACAATATGTCAATGCCATTATACTTAGAAGCTGATAAGCCTGGTTCTTATATGGGACGTAGTGCTAACTTCTCGGGTGAACATTTCACTCAAATGCAGTTCGAAGTTCAAGCTCAAACGGACAAAGACTTCAAAGAGTGGGTTAGTGATGTAAAAGGTACAGCTGGTAAACTGACTGAAAAGAAATATGATCAAATCCTAAGCCCAGGCGTTGTTGGTCGTCAAACTTACAACGGTACACATTTAAAATGGATTGACCATGCAAAAGATGTATACATTCCTGGCAAAGAGCTAGAACGTGGTACAGGACATGATCACAGCAAGATGAAAGAAGACGAAAAAACGAGTAATGAAGAAATGGAAAACATGGATCACTCAAATCATGAATAA
- a CDS encoding heavy metal translocating P-type ATPase, protein MKHEDKKSHQHTGSCCSGSSSAEIESKTCCSSSSEAASTEEPSSCGTKSHEHSHSCCSDAIALTTDKSQHSCCSDHDIVPGDSDIEETAEYRVYGMDCPSCAATIEKSLKTLNDIQHVTLNYNTGKLQVAATSESALSLIPSSVEKLGFNIEAIQSNKKMKTYLIEGMDCAACANTIVNHLKTVPAVKDVRVNFSTGKAQIEHDNEADDIIKEVSKAGYTATLVTSSRQSAESRHHKGQNGPIVFSGIFIALGFIGSHTGIASYMITVLYAIAMIVSGYKPAKSAYYGIKSRSLDMNVLMTVAALGAAVIGEWLEGATVVWLFALGVALQTRSIEQTRNSIRGLMDLAPSEAWVKENGQLIKKAAGDISIGTTIVVKPGDRIPLDGEIINGESSINQAPITGESIPVDKVIGDAVYAGTINESGSLEIKVTKLVEDTTISKIIHLVEEAQEKKAPTQAFVDKFATIYTPIVFILALFIMVIPPLFDGAWSEWFYKGLELLVVACPCALVISTPVAIVSAIGNAAKNGVLIKGGTFLEKAGAINAIAFDKTGTLTEGKPAVSEVVSLAAEENQLLAITKTLEDYSNHPIARAIVDYAEEKKVGSLQGSNFKILTGKGVQATIQETVYYAGNAKLFSDLEIPLSHCWSHIEKLQNEGKTIIIVGTAKSVLGIISVADTIRHTTVSALESLKQNGMQQIVMLTGDNEGTAKMIASQSRIDRYFADLMPEDKVKAIQQLQDEGYQTAMVGDGINDAPALATADLGIAMGGAGTDTAMETADIVLMADNLEKLPHTMKLSRKALAVIKQNIWFSIIVKVIALAFIFPGWLTLWIAVLSDTGAALLVILNSLRLLKMKN, encoded by the coding sequence ATGAAACACGAAGATAAAAAAAGTCATCAGCATACCGGAAGCTGCTGCAGCGGATCTTCTTCAGCAGAAATTGAAAGCAAGACCTGCTGCTCCTCTTCTTCAGAAGCCGCATCTACTGAAGAGCCTTCTTCCTGTGGCACAAAGAGTCATGAACACAGTCATAGCTGTTGTTCAGATGCGATTGCGTTAACGACCGATAAAAGCCAGCATTCTTGCTGCAGTGATCACGATATAGTACCAGGCGACAGTGACATAGAAGAAACGGCTGAATACCGCGTATATGGAATGGATTGCCCTTCCTGCGCCGCGACGATTGAAAAAAGTTTAAAAACATTAAACGATATTCAACACGTAACTCTCAACTATAATACAGGAAAGCTCCAGGTAGCGGCGACAAGTGAGTCAGCTCTGTCACTCATTCCAAGCTCAGTAGAAAAACTAGGGTTTAACATTGAGGCTATCCAATCAAATAAAAAAATGAAAACGTATTTGATTGAAGGAATGGACTGCGCGGCTTGTGCGAACACGATTGTGAATCATTTAAAAACAGTTCCTGCTGTCAAAGATGTACGCGTTAACTTTTCAACGGGAAAAGCACAAATTGAGCACGATAACGAAGCCGATGACATTATTAAAGAAGTATCTAAAGCTGGGTATACCGCTACTTTAGTAACTAGCAGCAGGCAGTCTGCTGAGTCGCGGCACCATAAAGGGCAAAATGGACCGATTGTTTTTTCGGGTATTTTCATCGCATTAGGTTTTATCGGTTCTCATACAGGAATTGCTTCTTATATGATAACTGTACTCTACGCTATTGCCATGATTGTCAGCGGATATAAGCCGGCTAAAAGTGCTTATTACGGAATTAAAAGCCGTTCTTTAGACATGAATGTTTTAATGACCGTTGCAGCACTTGGAGCAGCTGTTATTGGTGAATGGCTTGAAGGTGCTACGGTCGTTTGGCTATTTGCTTTAGGTGTTGCTCTGCAAACAAGGTCGATTGAACAAACAAGAAACTCGATACGAGGTTTGATGGACTTAGCTCCTTCTGAAGCATGGGTGAAAGAAAACGGCCAGCTGATTAAAAAAGCAGCGGGAGATATTTCAATCGGCACTACGATTGTCGTAAAGCCAGGAGACCGAATTCCGCTAGATGGTGAAATTATAAACGGCGAATCCAGTATTAACCAAGCTCCTATTACAGGTGAATCTATTCCAGTTGATAAAGTAATCGGTGATGCTGTTTATGCAGGCACCATTAACGAAAGCGGATCGTTAGAAATTAAGGTAACAAAGCTAGTGGAAGATACGACGATTTCTAAAATTATTCATTTAGTGGAAGAAGCACAGGAGAAAAAAGCGCCTACTCAAGCATTTGTTGATAAATTTGCAACCATTTACACGCCTATCGTCTTTATTTTAGCTTTATTCATTATGGTCATCCCTCCCCTGTTTGATGGTGCATGGAGTGAGTGGTTTTACAAGGGGCTTGAATTATTAGTTGTGGCTTGTCCATGTGCGCTAGTCATTTCTACTCCCGTCGCCATTGTATCTGCGATTGGAAATGCGGCGAAAAATGGCGTGCTCATTAAAGGCGGGACGTTTTTAGAAAAAGCTGGTGCAATCAATGCGATTGCTTTTGATAAAACAGGAACGCTAACAGAAGGCAAACCAGCCGTTTCAGAGGTTGTTTCCCTTGCTGCTGAAGAAAATCAGCTTTTAGCGATAACAAAAACGCTTGAAGACTATTCGAATCACCCCATTGCCCGTGCTATCGTGGATTATGCAGAGGAGAAAAAAGTCGGTTCTTTACAAGGATCAAATTTTAAAATCCTTACAGGAAAAGGCGTGCAGGCAACAATTCAAGAAACGGTTTATTACGCAGGTAATGCAAAATTATTCTCAGATTTAGAAATACCTCTATCCCACTGCTGGTCTCATATTGAAAAGCTTCAAAACGAAGGTAAAACAATTATTATTGTCGGAACAGCTAAAAGTGTTCTAGGTATTATTAGCGTAGCTGATACCATCAGACATACAACCGTATCTGCTTTAGAAAGCCTCAAACAAAACGGTATGCAGCAAATTGTGATGTTAACCGGTGATAACGAAGGAACAGCTAAAATGATTGCTTCTCAGTCTCGGATAGACCGCTATTTCGCCGATTTGATGCCTGAAGACAAAGTGAAAGCCATACAGCAGCTTCAAGATGAAGGCTATCAAACGGCTATGGTTGGAGATGGGATTAATGATGCCCCTGCTCTAGCTACTGCTGATCTTGGCATTGCAATGGGCGGTGCTGGTACTGACACGGCCATGGAAACAGCTGATATTGTTCTCATGGCAGACAATTTAGAAAAGCTTCCTCATACGATGAAGCTAAGCCGTAAAGCGTTAGCTGTTATCAAACAAAACATTTGGTTTTCTATTATTGTTAAAGTCATTGCCTTAGCTTTTATCTTTCCAGGGTGGCTTACTCTGTGGATTGCCGTCTTAAGCGATACAGGAGCAGCGCTACTTGTTATTTTAAACAGTCTTCGCTTACTCAAAATGAAAAATTAA
- a CDS encoding ArsR/SmtB family transcription factor, whose product MPKDRCDIYCFNEEKVNRIKPAIDAEAVQGVSALFKALGDETRLKIVLALYKGEELCVCDVANIVGSTVATASHHLRLLRNIGIANYRKEGKLAFYSLRDAHIKQVIDIMFAKKEDVTI is encoded by the coding sequence ATGCCAAAAGACCGCTGTGATATTTATTGTTTTAATGAAGAAAAAGTAAATCGTATTAAGCCTGCTATCGATGCCGAAGCTGTTCAAGGTGTTTCTGCCCTGTTCAAAGCGTTAGGAGATGAAACGAGGCTTAAAATTGTCTTGGCTCTGTATAAAGGCGAGGAATTATGTGTATGTGACGTAGCCAATATAGTAGGCTCTACGGTTGCTACTGCTTCTCACCATTTAAGACTGCTGCGTAATATAGGAATTGCCAATTATCGCAAAGAAGGAAAGTTAGCTTTTTATTCTTTAAGGGATGCACATATTAAACAAGTAATTGATATCATGTTTGCTAAAAAAGAAGACGTAACCATTTAA
- the qoxB gene encoding cytochrome aa3 quinol oxidase subunit I: MKLDEFFVTGEPMIYAADAAIAMTVIGIVFVLTYFKKWKWLWTEWLTTVDHKRLGVMYILSAVLMLFRGGIDGIMMRMQLAFPGMNILDEHHYNGVFTAHGVIMILFMAMPFIIGLMNVIVPLQIGARDVAYPFLNAISFWTFFMGAMLFNLSFVIGGAPDAGWTSYFPLAGKEFSEGIGNNFYAVSLQIAGAGTLMTGINFFVTILKMRAPGMTMMKMPMFTWSIFITSIIIIFAFPVLTVALALMTLDRVFGTAFFTMANGGLPMMWANLFWIWGHPEVYIVILPVFGVFSEVISTHSRKNLFGYKAMVVSMVGIAFLSYLVWVHHFFTMGNSPSVNSFFSITTMLIAVPTGVKIFNWLFTMYKGRIKFTTAMLWSLAFIPNFVIGGVTGVMLAMASADYQYHNSYFLIAHFHYVLISGTVFGCFAGLYFWYPKIFGHTLNEKLGKISFWIFVVGFNVCFFPQFFLGLDGMTRRMQTYADNLGWNGLNLVSTIGAFLMGLGFFVLVVNLLYSAWKNKRDTANDPWDGRTLEWWTKSPVQAYNFAVIPHVKEMDAFWHMKKRNETEIKAEDLKPIHLPSNSGVPFISGIFWFIGGFGLVFEWIPMAIVGLAGIFACMLARSFDYDPGFYVKVDEIKKVEGITGGDK; this comes from the coding sequence ATGAAGCTAGATGAATTTTTCGTCACTGGCGAACCTATGATTTACGCTGCTGACGCAGCAATCGCTATGACGGTCATCGGTATCGTTTTTGTCTTAACATATTTCAAGAAATGGAAATGGTTATGGACAGAATGGTTAACAACAGTTGACCATAAAAGACTCGGTGTCATGTACATCCTTTCAGCTGTATTAATGCTTTTCCGCGGCGGAATCGATGGAATCATGATGCGTATGCAGCTTGCATTCCCGGGTATGAATATTTTAGATGAACATCACTACAACGGAGTCTTCACGGCTCACGGTGTTATCATGATCTTATTCATGGCAATGCCATTTATTATCGGACTAATGAACGTAATCGTTCCATTACAAATTGGTGCGCGTGACGTAGCATATCCGTTCCTAAACGCAATTAGTTTCTGGACATTCTTTATGGGAGCAATGCTATTTAACCTTTCTTTCGTAATCGGAGGAGCTCCTGATGCAGGTTGGACAAGTTACTTCCCGCTTGCAGGTAAAGAATTCAGTGAAGGTATCGGAAATAACTTCTATGCCGTTTCACTACAGATTGCTGGTGCTGGTACATTAATGACTGGTATCAACTTCTTTGTAACAATCTTAAAAATGCGTGCCCCTGGCATGACAATGATGAAAATGCCAATGTTTACTTGGTCAATCTTCATCACATCAATTATTATTATTTTCGCGTTCCCTGTATTAACAGTAGCGCTTGCACTTATGACACTTGACCGTGTATTCGGAACAGCCTTCTTTACAATGGCTAACGGCGGTCTTCCAATGATGTGGGCTAACTTATTCTGGATTTGGGGTCACCCTGAAGTATATATCGTTATTTTACCGGTATTCGGTGTCTTCTCAGAAGTTATCAGTACACATTCTCGTAAGAACTTATTCGGTTATAAAGCAATGGTTGTATCAATGGTCGGTATCGCATTCTTAAGTTACCTTGTATGGGTGCATCACTTCTTTACAATGGGTAACTCACCGTCAGTTAACTCGTTCTTCTCAATTACAACGATGTTAATCGCCGTACCAACTGGAGTTAAAATCTTTAACTGGCTCTTTACAATGTATAAAGGCCGTATCAAATTTACGACTGCGATGCTTTGGTCATTAGCGTTTATTCCAAACTTCGTAATCGGTGGGGTAACAGGGGTTATGCTTGCGATGGCATCAGCCGATTATCAATATCATAACAGTTACTTCCTAATCGCTCACTTCCACTATGTATTAATCTCTGGTACAGTGTTTGGCTGTTTCGCAGGTTTATACTTCTGGTATCCAAAGATTTTCGGTCACACGTTGAACGAAAAATTAGGAAAAATTTCATTCTGGATTTTTGTTGTTGGATTTAACGTATGTTTCTTCCCACAATTCTTCCTAGGTTTAGACGGTATGACTCGTCGTATGCAAACTTATGCAGACAACCTTGGCTGGAACGGATTAAACTTAGTTTCAACAATTGGTGCATTCTTAATGGGTCTTGGCTTCTTCGTATTAGTAGTTAACTTATTATACAGTGCATGGAAAAACAAACGCGACACTGCAAACGATCCTTGGGATGGTCGTACACTTGAGTGGTGGACTAAATCACCAGTTCAAGCTTACAACTTTGCAGTAATTCCTCATGTGAAAGAAATGGATGCATTCTGGCACATGAAAAAACGTAATGAAACAGAAATTAAAGCAGAAGACTTAAAACCAATTCACTTACCAAGCAACTCTGGTGTGCCGTTTATCTCAGGTATTTTCTGGTTTATCGGTGGATTTGGCTTAGTGTTTGAATGGATTCCAATGGCAATTGTTGGATTAGCAGGTATTTTTGCTTGTATGCTTGCTCGTTCATTTGATTATGATCCGGGCTTCTATGTAAAAGTAGATGAAATCAAGAAGGTTGAAGGAATTACAGGGGGTGACAAATAA